From Chryseobacterium salivictor, a single genomic window includes:
- a CDS encoding caspase family protein, with translation MSRIAICIGVNNVQNFTPLKGASKGAVEFSKWATAQGYDIKLFTDENKNIVRVRDIYDCINQCLEEMKYNQIIVYFSGHGISRGPNQEFWFLSEGGNNGNEIVDLTRSADNAVRCPIPYVLFISDACRSLPTDEIHTTGGQTIFPNQKIDSGNTIDIFYATRPGAPAFEIAGDSLKEAHGIFTESLIAYLSGEFLETIVNNTIEDGAKIQRYLDKYYDVKQLTADFNYKSLLQQNQKWIISGPEVDIKLKEFVESRSFGITKGQSPEIRVNNHKQEHPLSIFTDEQGKNLILNRVKPPKPIIHPIDPLPYKINKMEQLREFSVSLWKERSDVDHIRNKVAHLAEEKIFASEQLFDDPIYNKYTGIEVIGEEIIDLITPYNSLNAPWKHRNKNSISFHPDDPYRPTSWSLLRLKGDRSVPIAIIEGFIAQLVFKDGYLFTVNYSPAKTNHYTYDDYQSKKDEVTKKRSLIAISANNGFNYKEAFQKVDFSNFYGSYNDAGSFLRMGKSLDPALGMYAAYAFRESGDFYKIRSVYKYMAMDNPYVPFDVAMLAGKLNADRPTAAFCPLMSIGWSYKHLYEDFINPKIIDATKYLEPGLWTTFTSKGTELLITEILNNQHI, from the coding sequence ATGTCTAGAATCGCAATATGTATTGGAGTGAATAATGTCCAAAATTTCACACCTCTGAAAGGTGCTTCAAAAGGTGCTGTCGAATTCTCCAAATGGGCTACAGCGCAAGGCTACGATATAAAACTATTTACGGACGAAAATAAAAATATTGTTCGTGTAAGGGACATATACGATTGTATCAATCAGTGTTTGGAGGAAATGAAATATAACCAAATTATAGTTTATTTTTCGGGACATGGCATCTCCCGCGGACCAAATCAGGAATTCTGGTTTCTTTCTGAGGGCGGTAACAACGGAAATGAAATAGTTGATCTGACCAGATCTGCTGATAATGCCGTAAGATGCCCGATCCCCTACGTACTATTTATTTCTGATGCCTGCCGATCCTTGCCAACGGATGAAATCCATACAACCGGCGGACAGACTATATTTCCAAACCAAAAAATTGATTCGGGCAATACCATAGACATATTTTACGCAACAAGACCAGGTGCCCCAGCCTTTGAAATTGCTGGTGACAGTTTAAAAGAGGCACATGGAATATTTACGGAATCCCTAATCGCTTATTTGTCAGGTGAATTTCTGGAGACCATTGTTAACAATACTATAGAGGACGGTGCTAAAATCCAGAGATATCTAGACAAATATTACGACGTAAAGCAACTTACTGCGGACTTCAATTATAAAAGTTTACTTCAGCAAAATCAAAAATGGATTATTTCTGGGCCTGAAGTGGATATAAAACTAAAGGAATTTGTTGAGAGTAGATCCTTTGGAATTACAAAAGGGCAGTCGCCAGAAATTAGGGTCAACAATCATAAACAGGAACATCCATTATCAATATTCACAGATGAACAAGGAAAAAATCTAATCCTTAACCGTGTAAAGCCACCCAAACCGATAATTCACCCAATAGATCCTCTTCCTTATAAAATCAATAAAATGGAACAACTAAGAGAGTTTTCAGTAAGTTTATGGAAGGAAAGGTCTGATGTCGATCATATTAGGAATAAAGTAGCACATTTAGCGGAAGAAAAAATATTCGCTTCGGAGCAACTTTTTGATGATCCTATTTACAATAAGTATACAGGCATAGAGGTCATTGGCGAAGAAATTATTGATCTTATTACTCCATATAATTCTCTTAATGCACCCTGGAAACATAGAAATAAAAATTCAATCTCCTTTCATCCGGATGATCCGTACCGACCAACTTCATGGAGTCTTTTAAGACTAAAAGGTGATAGATCTGTACCAATAGCCATAATTGAGGGTTTTATTGCACAGCTTGTCTTCAAAGACGGATATCTTTTTACAGTTAATTATTCACCGGCAAAAACGAATCATTATACGTATGATGATTATCAGTCCAAGAAAGACGAAGTGACAAAAAAACGTAGTCTAATTGCTATTTCTGCCAACAATGGATTTAATTATAAAGAAGCATTCCAAAAGGTAGACTTCAGTAATTTCTATGGATCATATAATGATGCTGGCAGTTTCCTAAGAATGGGTAAATCCTTAGATCCAGCACTTGGAATGTATGCAGCATATGCTTTTAGGGAGTCCGGTGATTTTTACAAAATCAGATCTGTGTACAAGTACATGGCTATGGATAACCCCTATGTACCCTTTGATGTTGCTATGCTTGCAGGAAAACTGAACGCTGATAGACCGACAGCCGCATTTTGTCCTTTAATGTCCATCGGGTGGTCTTATAAACATTTATATGAAGATTTCATTAATCCGAAAATTATTGATGCCACAAAATATCTGGAACCGGGATTATGGACAACTTTTACAAGCAAAGGAACCGAATTACTTATTACCGAAATTCTAAATAACCAACATATATGA